One segment of Hippopotamus amphibius kiboko isolate mHipAmp2 chromosome 4, mHipAmp2.hap2, whole genome shotgun sequence DNA contains the following:
- the PPM1A gene encoding protein phosphatase 1A, producing MGAFLDKPKMEKHNAQGQGNGLRYGLSSMQGWRVEMEDAHTAVIGLPSGLETWSFFAVYDGHAGSQVAKYCCEHLLDHITNNQDFKGSAGAPSVENVKNGIRTGFLEIDEHMRVMSEKKHGADRSGSTAVGVLISPQHTYFINCGDSRGLLCRNRKVYFFTQDHKPSNPLEKERIQNAGGSVMIQRVNGSLAVSRALGDFDYKCVHGKGPTEQLVSPEPEVHDIERSEEDDQFIILACDGIWDVMGNEELCDFVRSRLEVTDDLEKVCNEVVDTCLYKGSRDNMSVILICFPNAPKVSPEAVKKEAELDKYLESRVEEIIKKQGEGVPDLVHVMRTLASENIPSLPPGGELASKRNVIEAVYNRLNPYKNDDTDSTSTDDMW from the exons ATTTTTAGACAAACCAAAGATGGAAAAACATAATGCCCAGGGGCAGGGTAATGGGTTGCGATATGGGCTAAGCAGCATGCAAGGCTGGCGAGTTGAAATGGAGGATGCACATACGGCTGTGATCGGTTTGCCAAGTGGACTTGAAACATGGTCATTCTTTGCTGTGTATGATGGGCATGCTGGTTCTCAGGTTGCCAAATACTGCTGTGAGCATTTGTTAGATCACATCACCAATAACCAGGATTTTAAAGGGTCTGCAGGAGCACCTTCTGTGGAAAATGTAAAGAATGGAATCAGAACAGGTTTTCTGGAGATTGATGAACACATGAGAGTTATGTCAGAGAAGAAACATGGTGCTGATAGAAGTGGGTCAACAGCAGTGGGTGTCTTAATTTCTCCTCAACATACTTACTTCATTAACTGTGGAGACTCGAGAGGTTTGCTTTGTAGGAACAGGAAAGTTTACTTCTTCACACAAGATCACAAACCAAGTAATCCTCTGGAAAAAGAACGAATTCAGAACGCAGGTGGTTCTGTAATGATTCAGCGTGTGAATGGCTCTCTGGCTGTGTCGAGGGCCCTTGGGGACTTTGATTACAAATGTGTCCATGGAAAAGGTCCTACAGAGCAGCTTGTGTCACCAGAGCCTGAAGTCCATGATATTGAAAGATCTGAAGAAGATGATCAGTTTATTATTCTTgcatgtgatggtatttgggaTGTCATGGGAAATGAAGAGCTCTGTGATTTTGTAAGATCCAGACTTGAAGTCACTGATGACCTTGAGAAAGTTTGCAATGAAGTAGTCGACACCTGTTTGTATAAG GGAAGTCGAGACAACATGAGTGTGATATTGATCTGTTTTCCAAATGCACCCAAAGTATCTCCAGAAGCagtgaagaaggaggcagagttGGACAAGTACCTGGAAAGCAGAGTAGAAG AAATCATAAAGAAGCAGGGGGAAGGCGTCCCTGACTTAGTCCATGTGATGCGCACATTAGCGAGTGAGAACATCCCCAGCCTCCCACCAGGGGGTGAATTGGCAAGCAA gCGGAATGTTATTGAAGCCGTTTACAATAGACTGAATCCGTACAAAAATGATGACACT GACTCTACTTCAACTGATGATATGTGGTGA